A single window of Nicotiana tomentosiformis chromosome 1, ASM39032v3, whole genome shotgun sequence DNA harbors:
- the LOC104087517 gene encoding uncharacterized protein PB1E7.01c isoform X1 — translation MIRWFKMTIGSEEASKKTSRSQLVVLNRAFKLAEQWVNNMGSSDDAKPNNVVLESRPPRLGIGAAVPRQSQTVLSNDPAERKLRAKLDAEKRKKLKSSQASTISAKDGKVDEESDDEELESKTKAFTKKRPAALPSSLQAKKKKK, via the exons ATGATTAGGTGGTTTAAAATGACAATCGGTTCGGAAGAGGCATCAAAGAAAACTTCACGTTCTCAATTGGTTGTTTTGAACAGGGCATTCAAATTG GCTGAGCAATGGGTTAACAATATGGGCTCTTCAGATGATGCTAAGCCAAATAATGTGGTTCTAGAGAGTCGTCCACCTAG GCTTGGAATTGGTGCTGCAGTTCCACGTCAATCTCAAACTGTACTCTCAAATGACCCCGCGGAAAGAAAATTACGTGCTAAATTGGATgctgagaaaagaaaaaaattgaagagctctcaagcATCAACAATTTCTGCCAAAGACGGGAAAGTTGATGAAGAAAGCGATGACGAGGAATTAGAAAGCAAAACGAAAGCGTTTACCAAGAAGAGGCCTGCGGCTTTGCCCTCGTCTCTGCaagcaaagaagaagaagaagtga
- the LOC104087518 gene encoding uncharacterized protein, whose translation MAKRSQRATLRYEKDRAGCIWGLISIFDFRHGRTTRKLLSDRKRGSKPAVDSACSSSIQELPDPTDNRLNIEDNEESEVAVPDPKTSVKELMEEEMVNEQSLKIQGNGSEINAEEFSSQKSWRARKNSRRTRRPSNTHFHDLDDDGNLRSEAPYHQDSGGKALDDLDIVMEELRQIHQKSRKFVEVRQDLHNDHNKQSDQTHPVVEEKVNAAIEVFINQRSRNNKQLGEDNKTLQSKEFMDALQTLSSNKEFILTLLQDPNSRLLKQIGSLEDAQFEEKQKPNLIPESNMSKENRVHAKTDDVINHKQRKFFRRRSKSQEIYPPMEDETPRPSSKIVILKPGPAGLQSPSAQTNANAPVHSQYAEKRTMPGERNTSQFSFTEIKRKLKHAMGKDRHGISHEGTIRRFPSEQLKWNNSERGISGEHLGWSSPNRDHFYTEKFAKSPLGIKRGDKIVKSKGVEAVSPTEASDFPRPGMSNIYIEAKKHLVEMLDIEDETTTVSSGQLPKSLGKILSFPEYNSSPSCSPRENSKDSMLPSQMRESLTDPIQGTNDDRLQHVREDLVMGPSPSTQDLGIESSCSDKYPNECTNVEVPCENGNTVDEDVASTGHTSPKGDLTEETIKNRGLEEGVVLSALSELGSSPIDRDIRIDGDATNAVDDGSSAQGFELSFNCLQEDPSGKDQTLSSPPVSPARSSSPRKAEDPNSVVDRMERPSPVSVLEPLFVEDDVSPASTIFRPVDTEIQPRKIHFEEPVSSISEQVCPTVCFENEESAFEYVEAVLLGSGLNWDDLLLRWLSSDQVLDPSLFDEVELFSSRSSHDQKLLFDCANEVLKAVCDRYFGCHSGVSLGKHNIRPVPKGMDLINEVWEGVEWYLLQYSTPHSLDQLVKKDMERSGTWMDLRLDLGHIGVEMEEIILEELVEDTILSISSDTLECEEVILFPAKSEIDSSMD comes from the exons ATGGCAAAGAGATCACAGCGAGCCACTCTGAGATATGAGAAGGATCGAGCGGGTTGCATTTGGGGTTTAATTAGCATCTTTGATTTTCGTCATGGTCGAACCACTAGAAAGTTACTCTCAGATAGAAAGCGAGGAAGCAAACCAGCTGTTG ATTCTGCTTGTTCAAGCTCTATACAGGAATTACCAGATCCCACTGACAATAGACTGAATATTGAG GATAATGAAGAAAGTGAGGTAGCAGTACCTGATCCTAAAACAAGTGTAAAGGAGCTGATGGAAGAAGAAATGGTGAATGAGCAAAGCCTGAAAATTCAGGGTAATGGCTCTGAAATAAATGCAGAAGAGTTTAGTTCACAAAAATCATGGCGTGCAAGAAAGAACAGCAGGCGAACACGCAGACCAAGTAATACGCACTTTCATGATTTAGATGATGATGGAAATTTGAGGTCTGAAGCACCTTATCATCAAGATTCCGGAGGGAAGGCCCTCGATGATCTGGACATTGTAATGGAAGAGCTCCGCCAGATTCATCAGAAAAGTCGTAAGTTTGTCGAGGTCCGCCAAGATTTACATAATGATCATAACAAGCAGTCAGATCAGACTCACCCAGTTGTCGAAGAAAAGGTAAATGCAGCGATTGAGGTGTTTATAAATCAGAGATCAAGAAACAATAAACAATTGGGAGAAGATAACAAGACTCTCCAATCAAAAGAGTTTATGGATGCTCTGCAGACACTAAGCTCAAATAAGGAATTTATCTTGACACTCCTACAAGATCCAAATTCAAGGCTGTTAAAGCAAATTGGAAGTTTGGAGGATGCTCAGTTTGAGGAAAAGCAGAAACCTAACTTGATTCCAGAATCTAATATGTCAAAGGAAAACCGAGTTCATGCAAAAACAGATGACGTCATAAACCACAAACAACGCAAATTTTTCAGGAGGAGGAGCAAGTCTCAAGAAATTTACCCCCCAATGGAAGATGAGACACCCCGACCTTCAAGTAAAATCGTTATTTTGAAGCCTGGACCAGCGGGCTTGCAATCACCTAGTGCTCAAACCAATGCTAACGCTCCAGTGCACTCGCAATACGCAGAGAAACGTACAATGCCGGGTGAGAGAAACACATCCCAGTTCTCATTCacagaaattaaaagaaaactcAAGCATGCAATGGGAAAGGATCGTCATGGGATCTCTCATGAAGGAACCATCCGCAGATTTCCATCTGAGCAGCTGAAGTGGAATAACAGTGAAAGAGGGATCTCTGGAGAACATTTAGGATGGAGTTCTCCTAATAGAGACCATTTTTATACTGAAAAATTTGCTAAATCTCCTCTGGGCATCAAGAGAGGGGATAAGATAGTCAAGTCGAAAGGTGTTGAAGCAGTCTCACCGACTGAGGCATCTGATTTTCCCAGGCCAGGAATGTCCAACATCTACATCGAGGCAAAGAAGCACCTTGTGGAGATGCTAGACATTGAAGATGAGACAACAACTGTGAGTAGTGGACAATTGCCTAAATCCTTGGGGAAGATACTTTCATTTCCCGAGTATAACAGTTCACCTAGCTGCAGTCCGAGAGAAAACAGCAAGGATAGTATGCTACCTTCCCAAATGAGGGAGTCTCTTACTGACCCTATACAAGGAACCAATGATGACAGACTTCAGCATGTACGAGAAGACCTCGTTATGGGTCCAAGTCCATCCACCCAAGATTTAGGGATAGAATCTAGCTGTTCTGACAAGTATCCTAATGAGTGCACCAATGTAGAGGTTCCATGTGAAAATGGGAACACAGTGGATGAAGACGTGGCTTCAACTGGTCATACAAGTCCTAAAG gagatctaactgaagaaactatCAAAAACAGAGGCCTGGAAGAAGGTGTAGTATTGAGTGCTCTTTCTGAATTAGGTAGCTCTCCAATTGACAGAGACATCCGAATTGATGGTGATGCTACCAACGCAGTGGATGATGGAAGTTCTGCTCAGGGATTTGAATTGTCATTTAACTGCTTACAAGAA GATCCATCTGGGAAGGATCAAACTCTATCTTCTCCACCAGTTTCACCTGCACGCTCTTCAAGCCCTAGGAAAGCTGAAGATCCTAACAGTGTAGTTGATAGAATGGAGCGACCTAGTCCCGTCTCAGTGCTTGAGCCATTATTCGTGGAGGATGATGTCAGTCCTGCCAGCACTATATTCCGACCAG TTGATACAGAAATTCAACCACGGAAAATCCATTTTGAAGAACCAGTGTCTTCCATCAGTGAACAAGTGTGTCCAACAGTTTGTTTCGAAAATGAAGAATCCGCTTTTGAATACGTAGAAGCTGTTCTTCTAGGTTCAGGATTAAATTGGGATGATCTTCTCCTGAGGTGGCTTTCGTCTGACCAGGTTCTTGACCCATCGTTATTTGACGAGGTAGAGTTATTTTCAAGCCGATCTTCTCATGATCAAAAGCTCCTTTTTGATTGTGCAAATGAAGTTCTTAAGGCAGTCTGTGACCGCTATTTTGGCTGTCACTCCGGAGTGTCACTCGGTAAACATAACATTCGACCTGTTCCAAAAGGGATGGACCTGATAAACGAAGTATGGGAAGGAGTAGAATGGTATCTTCTCCAGTATTCAACTCCTCATTCTTTGGACCAGCTTGTCAAAAAAGACATGGAAAGATCAGGGACATGGATGGATCTCCGGTTGGATCTTGGACATATCGGTGTTGAGATGGAGGAGATTATTCTGGAAGAGTTGGTGGAGGATACAATTTTGAGCATATCTAGTGATACTTTGGAGTGTGAAGAAGTTATTCTCTTCCCAGCCAAGAGTGAAATTGACAGTAGCATGGACTAG
- the LOC104087517 gene encoding uncharacterized protein PB1E7.01c isoform X2, whose protein sequence is MTIGSEEASKKTSRSQLVVLNRAFKLAEQWVNNMGSSDDAKPNNVVLESRPPRLGIGAAVPRQSQTVLSNDPAERKLRAKLDAEKRKKLKSSQASTISAKDGKVDEESDDEELESKTKAFTKKRPAALPSSLQAKKKKK, encoded by the exons ATGACAATCGGTTCGGAAGAGGCATCAAAGAAAACTTCACGTTCTCAATTGGTTGTTTTGAACAGGGCATTCAAATTG GCTGAGCAATGGGTTAACAATATGGGCTCTTCAGATGATGCTAAGCCAAATAATGTGGTTCTAGAGAGTCGTCCACCTAG GCTTGGAATTGGTGCTGCAGTTCCACGTCAATCTCAAACTGTACTCTCAAATGACCCCGCGGAAAGAAAATTACGTGCTAAATTGGATgctgagaaaagaaaaaaattgaagagctctcaagcATCAACAATTTCTGCCAAAGACGGGAAAGTTGATGAAGAAAGCGATGACGAGGAATTAGAAAGCAAAACGAAAGCGTTTACCAAGAAGAGGCCTGCGGCTTTGCCCTCGTCTCTGCaagcaaagaagaagaagaagtga